Within the Maridesulfovibrio zosterae DSM 11974 genome, the region ATGACCCTGTCAGCCCGTTCCATAATTTGACGTGGAATGGCAACACCCATTGTGGCTGCAGCCTTTTCATTAACATACAGTCGTAGGTTCTGGAGTGATTCCACAGGCATATCAGCAGGTTTTGCTTTGCCTGACAGAATTCGTGCAGCCATATCAGCTGTTTGCATACCCATGCGATAGTAGTCTAGGGCGATAGCTGCAACTGTACCGCGCTCAACTGAATCTGTGTCTGCAGAGAAAATGGGCAGTTTATTCTGGCGGCATACTTTAATTGCAGATTCAAGACCGGAAACGACAGTATTATCAAGTGGGATGTATATCGCATCACATTTGCCGACAAGACTTTTGGCTGCCTGATAGACTCCGCTTGAGTTTGCAATAGATGCTTCTTCTACACTGATTCCAAAGTCTTTGCAGACTTCTTTAAGCAATGTGATGAGAACTACTGAATTGGCTTCACCTGCATTATAAATAGTTCCAATTGATTTTACACTCGGCAGAAATTCTTTAATGAGTTCTACTTGGCGAAGTATGGGACTCATATCAGTCATCCCCGTAATATTTTTACCGGGTTGCATTAGACTTTTAACAAGTCCAGCTGCGACAGGGTCAGTAACACCTGTAAATAATATGGGAATATCTTTAATCTTTTGAGCTACAGCTTGAGAAGAAGGTGTGGTTATGGCCAGAATCAGTTCAGGATTTTCGCCTTTGATCTGGTTGGCAATCTGTATGTTTGTTGCTTGATTGCCCTGAGCAATATGTTCATTGTAAATAACATCAATGCCGGATTCTTTGAGTCTGTTTTTAAAACCTTCCCGCATTGCATCAAGAGAAGGGTGTTCAACAATCTGGGTGATGGAAACAGTATAAGTTTGTGCAGAATGGATTACAGGTACTGCAACCATGAACAAAATAACAAGGAATAGAAGGATTTTTTTCATCCGATACAACCCTTTATGCTGAGATAATTTTATTTAAAAATATTTGGCCTTAAAATGACATTTAAGTCAAGCTAGCAGCCTGAATAATTTCTATACTGATAGATTTTGCTGTTAATAAAAAACAGCGCCTGTATTTTTGACTTGCGAAATGTGCAAGTATCCTATTGCCCCTTGGGAATCAATGATCCAACTGGAACAATATTAATTTCTCCCTGATTTTCTTTTGCCCATTGTTTAATGGCCTTTAATGTTTCCCAATTTGGATGCCCTATAGCAATTGCCTGTCCTTTTTTCTTGGCAATTTTGGCCGTCTTTGAAAGCTGATATTTAATTGCACTGATGTCTTTAACGTTATCCAGAAATATATTGCGCTCGTAGGTTGTTACCCCCGCTTTGCGGGCAGCTTTTGGTCCTGCGCTTTTAGGTGTGGTCCGGCTATCTAGAAAAAACAGTTTTTTCTGGTGTAGCGGAGACATAACCTCGCGCATTCCTGCATAATTTTCAGTAAATAAGGACCCCATATGATTATTAAGTCCTTTAGCTCCGGGAACTTTTTTGATTGCAGCCAGAACCGTTTTATGAATTTTATCTGCGCTCATACCAACCAGAAGAGCATCTGATCCAGGATTAATTTTTGGATATCCTTTGGGTTGCATAGGCAGATGAATCATAATTTCATTTCCGTTTTTTCGCGCAATAGCCAAAGTCTTTTTCACATGTGAACTGTTTGGCCATATAGAAAAGGTTACATGAGCATCCAGTGCAGCCAAACCTTTTGCAAGCGCAACATCTTCACCCATATCATCAATAACTATGGCCATTTTAGGTGTATGCGGACCTGCCTTCCGTGGAGTTTGTTTCGGCTTCACTATAGGAGCAAATATGAAGAATTTATGGGTTGGCACTCCATTTATACTAATCAGCCAGCAGTCTGAAGCAACTTCATGAATACTGGCATTCAGGGCTTTTGCGTCGAATTCATTTTTAATTTTGGAAATGAATTTATTTTTATCCCCTTTATATGGGAAACGAAGTTGTTGGAAATGGAAATCATGACCTTGATGTTTCTTCAGTGATACATCTTCAAGCCTAAGATCGCGCATGGCTATTTTAGAGTTTTTAAGCGTATTAATAAGAGTCAGATCTACCTGCTTGACGAGATCGTCAAGGTTATCTTCCATGGGTTCTTCATATAAAGGATGTTGATTCTGGGCAGCTCGTTGGTCAGCAGTAAGATTCTGCTGTTCTTGTGAATTGCCGGAGCTTTCTGTCGTCGGTCCAGAATAGCTTGAAACTACCAACGCAATTACCAAGCAAACACTCGCCGCTGCTGCAACTGTAATCGCAGCTATACCTGCCGGTTTGAATAAATAAGCCCGAAGGCCCGGCTTACCTGCCGGGATTTCGGGCTTATCGTTGTTTTCCGAAGTACTGTTTTTCACTTCAGTCAGCCTTTAAACTTATTTGATTTCTTTAAGGCGGGGCAGCTGCTTAACCAATTGCAGACCGAGTCTGAGCTGGTTGTCTCTGTCGAGCATTTTTTTAGCCTTTTCGCCAGTTTTTGATTTGCCTTTCTTGCTGTCGCCATTGTTTTCAAGATGTCTGCTCAGGTCCTTTTCACGAAGGATAAAACGGTCATCTTTATCTTTGTCGTCGACAGGCACAACAAATGGATAAACAATATCCGGATCGATTCCTTCAGCCTGAATCGAACGGCCGCTAGGTGTGTAGTATAAGGCGGTAGTAAGTTTTATTCCGGATCCATCAGACATGGGAATGATCGTCTGAACTGATCCCTTTCCGAAAGTCCGCTCACCAAGCAGTAATGCGCGGTCATGGTCTTTCAAAGCTCCGGATACGATTTCTGAAGCTGAAGCAGATCCTGCATTAATAAGTGTAACTACGGGGACATCAATATCAGTCGGCTGACTTTTAGCCATAAAGTCCTTACGGCTTATTTTATCACGTCCTTCGATATAAACGATGAGTCCCTCATCAAGAAAAGTATCGGCTACGGAAACAGCCTGAGTCAGCAACCCGCCGGGGTTGTTACGCAGGTCAAGAATAACACCTTTAAGTGTATGCGATTTTTTGTATTCAGTTAAAGCTTTGTGCATTTCACGGGTGGTATTCTCACTGAATCTGGTAAGTCTGATATATAGATACCCATCTTCAAGTTCTTGATGTTTAACGCTTTTAATTTGGATAGAATCACGAGTAATGGTTATTTTGTCAGGTTTGTTAGCGTTTTTGTGCAGTACTGTCAGAACTACATCTGTTCCCCGTTTACCTTTAATTTTACCTACTGCTTCCATCAGTGAGATTGACTGGGTTGATTCCCCATCAATTTCAAGGATGATATCGCCAGCCTTTAATCCTGCTTTGAACGCAGGAGTATCATCAATTGGTGTGACAACAATTAAACGACCTTTTTCCATACTGATTTCAATACCGATACCGCTGAATTCACCGCTGGTGGCTTCCTGCATATCTTTGAAATCTTCAGTAGAGAGGAAAGTAGAGTGAGGATCAAGCTGTTCAAGCATGCCCTTCACAGCATCATCCACAAGTTCTTTGCGGGAAAGGTCTTTTACGTAATTATGTTCAACCAGATCGAGTACTTGAGAGAACCTGCGTAAAGGCTCAAAGCGATTTTGATCGACGGCTTCTGTGGGTTGCGGTGCAACGGAAACTACGAAAAGAGCTACGATGGCTATCATCCACAAAGTTTTTCTCATTTGTTCCTCCAGTGGAGTGGGTACTGTATCTTGCTAAAGATATTAATATTATTTTTTGGCAAGCCATTTTTCCGGGTTAACGGGTTTCTGATGAAAACGCAATTCAAAATGAAGTCCGGTTTCTTTAAGTTTGGGGTAATATCCTGTTTTTCCTATGATTTCATCTTTCTCAACTTCTTGCCCTGTTTTAACAAAGCTTTCAGCAAGATATGCATATAAGGAATAATAGTTGTACCCGTGATAAATTATCACAACCCGACCGAATCCTCTTAGGGTGTCATTATGCACGACTTTACCCCAGAAAATTGACTTTACATCGACATTTCCGGCTGTCTGAATTCCTTCACCTCTGATTGGAGGTTTGGCTGATAGATTAAACCGGATTTGAGTCTTGCCCTCACAGGGGCGGGGCAATGACCCTTTAAAACTTAAAATTTTTCTGCTGGTCAAACTTTTCAGTTTGTAATTCAGTTTGTTGATAGTATCAAGGAGTCCGTTAACTTCCTGTTCTCTGGTTATTTTCAGTGCCCTGATTCCACGAATTCCTGAAAGTAGACTTAGTTTATCTTTAAGCAGGGCATCTTTGCTTTTATTAATCAGTGAAAGTTGATTCTCAGATTTTAATCGCAATTCTTTTTGAATATCAATATTTTGCGATATTTCTTTTGCTTTATTTTGCGCGCTGACCAGTTCTTTTTGAGCATCTGTATATAAAGAAGCCAGCCACACAAAATTGCGATCGGTAGTTTGCCAATCATTAAGAGAACCGAATCTGTTTTCAAGTTTACGGGAATGGATGGGCCAAAGCTTGGCCAGCATCATTTGTAGTTTATCAACAATCTGTTTTAGTTCATTGTTTAGTTTTATATACTCCGTTTTGGCATTGTTTTCATCGATAACTATTTTTTCAAGCTTGTCTTCCTGGCTGAAAAGTTTACGTGTAATTTCCGTTATGCGGTCTTCAATGGCTGCAAGCTCGCCAAACATATTTCGTTCTTCGCGAGTAAGTTTTAAAAGTTCATTTCTTTGCTTTTTTACTGTTTGCTTAGTTTCCTGAATTGCGTCTTTCAACCTGCTGACAGCAGATTCTTGTGCACATACAGGTGAACAAAATAAAACCACAACAAATAGTATTGCGATCGAAGATAGTGAACTTTTAATTAATTGGTCAGGCATAGGTTGAAATTAATTTTCCAAAAATTTATTTAATGGACAGTTTTTACAGTCAGGCTTCGATTTTTTACACCAATTTTTAGCAGTCATTACGATAAGGGCATGATATTCATTAAATAATTTAACATCATGTTCCAGAACATCCATGAAAAAATCCTGCAATTCATGGTAGTCGATATCTTCATGCACAAGCATATGGCGGTTGAATATCCTTTTTGTATAAGCATCCACCACAAAAATGGGTTTATTAAGCGCGTATAGTAGTATGGAATCTGCTGTTTCCGGGCCTATTCCGCTTACATTCAGCAGTTTTTCACGAAGTTCAAAAGTATCTATCTTCTCTAAAGCAGTGATGCATTCTGCTGAATTCTGATCAAGAAAATCAAGAAAATTAATAAGACGCACGGCTTTCATACGAAAAAAACCGGAAGGACGAATAAGTTCCTGCAACTCTTCAATGCTGAGTTTTCGTAGCCCTTGCAATGAGAGTGCGTCGTTATTTCTTAAGTTATTAATAGCTTTTTCTACATTTGCCCAGTTTGTATTTTGAACAAGAATAGCTCCTACCGCAATTTCAAACGGAGTTTCGCCCGGCCACCAGTGACAGGGGCCTATTCTTTTTGAAAGAGTCTTATAATAATTTAATAATGTCTGTTCTCGATTCAATGATATCTCCAGTTCTTATTCGTCAACAGCACCAACGTTTTTCCAAAGCAGTCCGGCCCATTCTCCCTGAGTGAATATTTCAGGCGCAGGGAGACCTGCTTCAATGTAAGCTTCTGCAACTTTTTTAGACTGTTCGATTAATATGCCTGACAGAATAAGAATTGAGTTTTCTTTTAATCTTGCTGTTACTTCCGGACAAAGTTCAATTAGTGGGCCTGAAAGAATATTGGCTACTACAAGATCGTATTTAAGGTCTGCATCAATACAATCTGCACTTCCGACAGCGAGAGTAATACCTTGCACATTATTATTTTCAATGTTTTCCAGTGCGCATACGATTGATTGTGGATCGATATCAACTCCGACTCCTTTCATACCAAGATTAGCAAGAGCAATGGCAAGTATTGCCGAGCCTGTGCCCAGATCAAAGAAATCCATTTGTGAGTTGATCTTGCCTTCGGAAGCAAGATTGCTGATTATTTCTAAGCAGAGAGCCGTAGTAGGGTGACCACCAGTTCCGAATGCCATTTTAGGCTCGATAATTATGTGTGTTTTGCCTTCTGTTTTTTTATCCAGCATCCATGGCGGAAGGATTTCAAAATTTCCACAGGTCACAGGTTCAAAATAATCCTTCCATGCAAGCCCCCAGTTTTCAGCTTCGATTTCAGCCGAGATACATCCTGCCTCAGGCCAGCGTTTCTTAATCTCTTCAACAATTTCCATGCCCAGAGGATGATCTTCAAGATGAACAGTGTAGAATATAGAATCGTCATCAAGTGGTTTTTCTTCCCACCCGTGAGCGACACGTGCCCCTAAATAAACTTGGCATTCGTCGCTTTCTATTTCAGAAAGTGTAAATTGGATTCTAAGAAGTTTGGACATTGAAAC harbors:
- a CDS encoding ABC transporter substrate-binding protein, which translates into the protein MKKILLFLVILFMVAVPVIHSAQTYTVSITQIVEHPSLDAMREGFKNRLKESGIDVIYNEHIAQGNQATNIQIANQIKGENPELILAITTPSSQAVAQKIKDIPILFTGVTDPVAAGLVKSLMQPGKNITGMTDMSPILRQVELIKEFLPSVKSIGTIYNAGEANSVVLITLLKEVCKDFGISVEEASIANSSGVYQAAKSLVGKCDAIYIPLDNTVVSGLESAIKVCRQNKLPIFSADTDSVERGTVAAIALDYYRMGMQTADMAARILSGKAKPADMPVESLQNLRLYVNEKAAATMGVAIPRQIMERADRVIK
- a CDS encoding divergent polysaccharide deacetylase family protein; translated protein: MKNSTSENNDKPEIPAGKPGLRAYLFKPAGIAAITVAAAASVCLVIALVVSSYSGPTTESSGNSQEQQNLTADQRAAQNQHPLYEEPMEDNLDDLVKQVDLTLINTLKNSKIAMRDLRLEDVSLKKHQGHDFHFQQLRFPYKGDKNKFISKIKNEFDAKALNASIHEVASDCWLISINGVPTHKFFIFAPIVKPKQTPRKAGPHTPKMAIVIDDMGEDVALAKGLAALDAHVTFSIWPNSSHVKKTLAIARKNGNEIMIHLPMQPKGYPKINPGSDALLVGMSADKIHKTVLAAIKKVPGAKGLNNHMGSLFTENYAGMREVMSPLHQKKLFFLDSRTTPKSAGPKAARKAGVTTYERNIFLDNVKDISAIKYQLSKTAKIAKKKGQAIAIGHPNWETLKAIKQWAKENQGEINIVPVGSLIPKGQ
- a CDS encoding S41 family peptidase, which translates into the protein MRKTLWMIAIVALFVVSVAPQPTEAVDQNRFEPLRRFSQVLDLVEHNYVKDLSRKELVDDAVKGMLEQLDPHSTFLSTEDFKDMQEATSGEFSGIGIEISMEKGRLIVVTPIDDTPAFKAGLKAGDIILEIDGESTQSISLMEAVGKIKGKRGTDVVLTVLHKNANKPDKITITRDSIQIKSVKHQELEDGYLYIRLTRFSENTTREMHKALTEYKKSHTLKGVILDLRNNPGGLLTQAVSVADTFLDEGLIVYIEGRDKISRKDFMAKSQPTDIDVPVVTLINAGSASASEIVSGALKDHDRALLLGERTFGKGSVQTIIPMSDGSGIKLTTALYYTPSGRSIQAEGIDPDIVYPFVVPVDDKDKDDRFILREKDLSRHLENNGDSKKGKSKTGEKAKKMLDRDNQLRLGLQLVKQLPRLKEIK
- a CDS encoding murein hydrolase activator EnvC family protein; amino-acid sequence: MPDQLIKSSLSSIAILFVVVLFCSPVCAQESAVSRLKDAIQETKQTVKKQRNELLKLTREERNMFGELAAIEDRITEITRKLFSQEDKLEKIVIDENNAKTEYIKLNNELKQIVDKLQMMLAKLWPIHSRKLENRFGSLNDWQTTDRNFVWLASLYTDAQKELVSAQNKAKEISQNIDIQKELRLKSENQLSLINKSKDALLKDKLSLLSGIRGIRALKITREQEVNGLLDTINKLNYKLKSLTSRKILSFKGSLPRPCEGKTQIRFNLSAKPPIRGEGIQTAGNVDVKSIFWGKVVHNDTLRGFGRVVIIYHGYNYYSLYAYLAESFVKTGQEVEKDEIIGKTGYYPKLKETGLHFELRFHQKPVNPEKWLAKK
- a CDS encoding endonuclease III domain-containing protein, whose protein sequence is MNREQTLLNYYKTLSKRIGPCHWWPGETPFEIAVGAILVQNTNWANVEKAINNLRNNDALSLQGLRKLSIEELQELIRPSGFFRMKAVRLINFLDFLDQNSAECITALEKIDTFELREKLLNVSGIGPETADSILLYALNKPIFVVDAYTKRIFNRHMLVHEDIDYHELQDFFMDVLEHDVKLFNEYHALIVMTAKNWCKKSKPDCKNCPLNKFLEN
- a CDS encoding 50S ribosomal protein L11 methyltransferase; amino-acid sequence: MSKLLRIQFTLSEIESDECQVYLGARVAHGWEEKPLDDDSIFYTVHLEDHPLGMEIVEEIKKRWPEAGCISAEIEAENWGLAWKDYFEPVTCGNFEILPPWMLDKKTEGKTHIIIEPKMAFGTGGHPTTALCLEIISNLASEGKINSQMDFFDLGTGSAILAIALANLGMKGVGVDIDPQSIVCALENIENNNVQGITLAVGSADCIDADLKYDLVVANILSGPLIELCPEVTARLKENSILILSGILIEQSKKVAEAYIEAGLPAPEIFTQGEWAGLLWKNVGAVDE